The genomic region TTTCCTTAAGCTGTCTGGTTAGACCGGCGCGGTCGCCGGCATAGGCGTCGGAATAAGCGGACCCCACGGCGATATGCGAATTGCCGTATTTCCCGCCATAATTTTCGTCGAACAGGATATCCGCCATGAACTTGCCGATTTTTGAAAAACGTCTGTCGGTCAGCGAGAATTCGCCCACCTGGCAGGCGCCCCTGTCCATCGCGAGCATTTTGCGCACGAAAGCTTCGCCCTGCTCGGCGTTGATTTTCACGGCGCGCCCGTTCTTGAACTCCAGCCGGATGCCTTTCACATAATTGCCGTTGTAAAAGGTGGGCATGTCGGCGAAATAAACGCCTTTGGTGCCGCGCCAGTCCGGCGAGGTGAACAGTTCGAACGACGGAATGTTGTGCCCGCTCAGCCCCAGAAACCGGCGCGCCGCGCCGAGCGTGACCGTCAGATCCGCCGATTTCGATTCCAGCCTCAGCGTTTCTGCCGGCAGCGCGTTAAGCCATTTTTTGATTTCCGTGGCGTGCCTGAAAATTTCTTTCCATTTCCCGACCGGATCGGGTTCGTTCAGAAAACAGGCTTTTTCGATCTGCGCGGTGTACTGCGGGAGCGTGAGGCCCGCCTGCCTGGCCAGTTCCGCCGTGGGGTAGGAACACAGCGTCCAGCCGAACTCGCCGGTTTCCTCGCGCCGGTCCATGATTTCGCGCCACGATTTCCTGGCGATCGCCGCGGTTCCGAATTTCCTGGGGTCAACATCCTGCAGATGGGTCAGCGACTCCGGCCCGCGCACCACTATATAGCCGTTGAGCGAACCCGCGAGCGGCTTCATTCCGGCGTCCACGAACGCGAGCTGTTTTTCGTCGGCCAGCGTGAAGAAATCCTTTTCGATGCCGGGCCCGGAGTTCGGGCGCAGCACGACCTGCATTCTGCGTTCAACCAGTTTGCGGTGCAGCGCCCGCGCCAGCGGCAGGGCGGCGGGGTCATATTTGAGCAGCACCACGTCATAAGGCTTCATTTTTCCGCCGGTGCCTGCGCGGG from Elusimicrobiaceae bacterium harbors:
- a CDS encoding aminopeptidase — encoded protein: MGLALSKLEKYAEVLLWGLATARAGTGGKMKPYDVVLLKYDPAALPLARALHRKLVERRMQVVLRPNSGPGIEKDFFTLADEKQLAFVDAGMKPLAGSLNGYIVVRGPESLTHLQDVDPRKFGTAAIARKSWREIMDRREETGEFGWTLCSYPTAELARQAGLTLPQYTAQIEKACFLNEPDPVGKWKEIFRHATEIKKWLNALPAETLRLESKSADLTVTLGAARRFLGLSGHNIPSFELFTSPDWRGTKGVYFADMPTFYNGNYVKGIRLEFKNGRAVKINAEQGEAFVRKMLAMDRGACQVGEFSLTDRRFSKIGKFMADILFDENYGGKYGNSHIAVGSAYSDAYAGDRAGLTRQLKEKLGFNNSSLHWDIINSEKKRVTAALTSGKTVTVYENGEFKY